GTCGTGCTGTTCGCGGCCATCACCGCGATGCTGCCGCTGGCACGTTTCTGGGATGTGACGCACTGGCACCTGGCCGCGGCCGGCCTGGCGCTGGCGCTGTTGACCGAGGGATTGCAGTTCTTCGCTATCGACCGCCATCCCAACCTGGCCGGGGTCGCCCAGGACATGGCCGGGGTGCTGCTTGGCTGGCTGCTGCTGCTGCGGATCAGGACTGCTGCTGCGGTTTCGCGGCCGCCGCGTTGAGGCGCGGGCGGCGCAGCCATTTGCGCGACAGCTCCCGCCCGGGCACCTCGACCCAGCGATAGGTCAGGGCGCTGAGCGCGAGGGTCGCCGCCAGGGCGACGCCGTAGAACAGCGTGCCCTCGAGGTCGTTGCGGCCGAAGGCCATGACCCACTGACCGTTGGGCAAGGGCATGGCGGTCCACAGTTCCTTGCCCATCAGGCGCTTGATGATCGGGGGCGCCAGCGTCACGACCAGCAGGTGCGTGAGGTAGATCGAGTAGGACAGCATGCCCAGCCAGCTCATCACCCGGCCGCGGAACAACCGGCTGACCAGGCCGCCCTCGGCAGAGAAGATGAGCACGGCGGCCGCGAACACGAAGGGCGCCATGAACGACAGCGGCGAGGTGCCGGCGGCGGACACGAAGGCGGCCACGGCCAGCACGATCGCGAGCTCCAGCATGGTCATCGCCGCCGTACCCAGGGGGCGCCGTGTCGCTGGCGCCAGGCTGTAGACGCGCCAGCAGGCCACGCCCAGCGCGAAGCCCAGCACGCACCGCAGGTATCCCCAGTCGAAGGTGGTGTCCATGCCCGACTTCGACAGAAGGAAGAGCAACAACGGCAGCACGAAAGCCGCGGCGACCAGCATCCAGTCGCGCATGCCGAACCAAAGGCACACGAGCGCGAACAGCACATAGGTCCACAGCTCGGTGCTGATCGACCAGCTCGGCCCGTTCCAGGTCAGGCTGTCGTGGATGCCCAGGCCCTGCAGCAGCAGCAGGTTGGTGATGACGGCCGATGGGCGGGTCTCGCCGGTGAACGCGGGCTGCCCCATGGTCAGCCTGAGCGTTTCGTAGGCGACGAAGGCCAGCAGCACGGCCAGGTGCAGCGGATAGAGCCGCCCCAGCCGCAGGATGAAAAAAGCTTTCACGCCTTGCCAGCTGTCCAGCCGGGACGCGTAGTTGTAGGCGATGACGAAGCCCGACAGGACGAAGAAGAAATCCACGAACAGGTAGCTGTTGCGGATGAGGGAGGACGAGTACAGCGGGCTGTAGCCGTGGAAGTGGAACAACACGACGAAGCAGGCGCACAGGCCGCGCCATCCGTCCAGCGCCTCGAAGCGGATGGGGGTGCGCGTGTCGGGCGGCGGCATGGAGGGCGTGAGGTGTGCGGAACCGGGGCCGGCTCATTCTTCCACTTTCGCCGCCGCTTCGTGCGTGCGCGACGGACGGCGCCTGCGCCGGATGTGTCGCTTGTCCTACACCGGCGAAATGTCGCGTTTCCTAGGATCGTCGGGCTATGGAGTTCAAGTAATGCGCTACGCCCGCAGTGAACAAGCCCGCGTGCAGGCGTTGCAGCAGGAAGTCTCGCGCGCCGAGGCCGACTACCAACGCCTTCGCGCCGCCTATCTCGAAGTCGCCCGCAACGAACCGGGGCATGAGGTCGCTCTGGCAATGATCGGTGCCGACATGGACCGGGCCCATGCCCATCTGCAGGCATTGATCGGCTTGCCGCGCCTTCCCTTCACGCACGAGCCCAGCACGGTGGTGCGCCGCGAGGCTCAGCGCCTGTCGCAGGACAGCGGCTGAGCACCGTCGCAATGTTGGCCGGCGCATAGTCCTGCGACTACACGCGGATGGCGCGAATGCCGAGGTGACGGCACGCTTCGTCGTTGCACCATGGGCTCGCAAGGAGAGCCGCCATGATTCCGTACGAGGTGGACCCCAGCCTGCACAACGACAAGCCGGAGAAGCCGTTGCTGGACGACGGCTTTTCGCCGCCGGATCCGGATCAGCCGACGCCACCGCCGCCGCAGGGCGCGCCCGCGCCGCATGACGGTGTTTCCGATCCGTGGGGCCAGAAGAGCGGCTTCTGAAGTTCTTTGAGAGCAGCGCCTGCGCATGTCCACGCATCCTGTCGAGCCCGAGCCTTTGCCGCCGGCTCCCGAACCCACCGCCCCGAACCCGACGCACCTGCCGATCGAACCGGACTTCGGCCCGCAACTGCCGCCGGCCGAGCCGGAGGATCCACACGCCAGGCCGCCGACCGTTTGACTTGGAGGATCCCGCATGAGCCCCTCGATCCCGCATGGCATCACCCCGCCCACCCCGGGCCAGGACAAGGAAGAGCCCGACCTGTGGCAAGAGGACGACATCCCGAGCGATGACGACGGCCGGGCCGATGCCGGGGAGGCCAGGTCCGACTGAGCTTCAGGCCCCGCCGAGCAATCCCTGCGCGTCCTCGTCCGCCATTGCCACCGGCGTGGCCTTGGCCAGCGCCATCCAGACGCCGAACGGCAACTCGCCGCGCGAGTGGCGCGGCGCCGCCCGCGCGACCACTAGCCGCTCTTCCTCCAGCGCCAGCACGCCGCATTCCGCCGGCACCTCGCTCGCATCGCCGATGCTGCGCCCGCGCGCGTCGCATCCGAGCACATACCAGCACTCACCGAGGTCCAGGTAGGCCTGGCGCTTGGCTTCGTTGCGCAAGTCGGCGAGCAGGTCGGCCCGGCGCACCTTGACCTCGTGCACGATGGGCTCGACATAGCTGGCGACCGACGTGTTGCGGATCGAGAAGACATCCGGCATGGCCACGCACCAACGCAGCGACTCGCCGCCGCCCTGTTGCGGTACCTGAGCCCGCAGGGCCAGTCCGCGCCAGGCGATGCGGCCGGCGCGGGCCATCTCGCGCGCCACCCGTTCGACCAGTGTTTCGTGGGCGGAGAATGCGCGCCGGTTGGCCGAGAGCGTGGCGGCCAGCAGCGCGATGCCGGCATCGGTGACACGCAGGCACTCATGGCCGGTGGGTTCCCGCACGCGGTCCAGCAGACCGGCCGCGAGCAGTTCGATCTCGAGTGGGTCCTGGCAGGGCCAGCCTGCCGAACGATAGATCTCGCGCAGACGGCGTGCATGAGCTTTGCCGAGCGAGATCGCGCTTGTCGTGGCGATCGGAACCGGAGGGGAGAGGGGAAGGCTCATTGCGAAAACCAGTTTAGCCCCGTAGGTTCCTTCCCACGGCCAATGTCGCGGTTGACCTATCGCGACCCCCGGGGGGTCCACCAAAATTGCTGCATGGTTGAGAGCGCCAACATGGTTGCGAGAGCCAAGTACGGCATCACGGCCGTCCGGTATGCCGGCACGCAGATGGTCGAGGCCATGATGGGCCTGTTCGATGCGACCCAGAGGCAGTGGGACCTGCGTCCCTCGCCCACCCGCGTGAGCGAGGTGGTCGACCGGCTGGTCGAGGGCGACACCATCATCAGCCTGTTCCCCGACGACGAGGGCGGGCTGGAGCCGGGGCCGGAAGTGAAGGTGGATGTCCTGCCCGAAGGCACCGAAACGCTGGCCCTGGCCGAAGAGGCGCCAGGGCGCAGCATCAAGGACCTGCCGCGGTTCTGAGACCGCGAGTCCTCACGCCTTCAGGCCTTCCTCAGTTCCTTTTGCAGCGCGATCTTGTCCGCGCGCCGCCGCGCGGCTTCGGCTTTCCGGTGCGAGCCGGCCTTGCGCTGCGCGGCAGCGGCTACCAGCGGGTTGCGCGGCTTGGGCGGCGCCACGCGCAGCTTGATCCTGCGCGCCGAGTTCAACGGCGCCCCCACTTGAGCAAGCCGGTGGACAGGGCCGTGCCGCAGACGATCACGGCGCCGCAGATCATCATCCAGCTGGTGACCGACTCGCCGAGGAAGGCCACGCCGTAGATGACCGCGAACACCGGCACCACGAAGGTCACGGCCAACGCGCGCGAAGGACCCGCCTGCTCGATCAGGCGGAAATACAGGATGTAGGCGACGCCCGTGCACATCACGCCAACCACCGCCAGCGACAGCCAGGCCTGCAGGCTGGGCGCCTGCTGCGGCCAGAACCACCAGGCGAGTGGCACCAGCAGCAGCGTCGCGCCCAGCTGGCTGCCGGTGGCGGTGGCCAGCGCCGGCAGCCCGCCCAGGTAGCGCTTGGCGGCGCTGGCCGAAAAGCCGTAGCACAGGGTCGCCAGCAGGCAGGCCAGCACGGCCCAGCCCGGCGCGTAGCCCGACGCATCGGGTTTGAAGCTGGCCTTGTCCCAGGCGAGCGCGGCCACACCGGCGAAGCCGATCGCCAGCCCCAGCGCGCGCGGGGCCGACAGGCGGTCGCCCAGCCACATCCAGGCGATCACGGCGCCGAACAGGGGCACCGTGGCATTCAGGATGGCCGACAAGCCGGTGGTGATCGACAGCAGCGCGAAGGCGAAGCAGATGAAGGGGATGCCGGAATTGAACACGCCGATCCAGAAGACCTTCTTCCAGTTGGCGCGCAGCACCCCGGCCTGGCCACGCAGGCACAGCAGCGGCACGAGAAATGCGGAGGCGATGGCCACGCGCACGGCAGCCGTCGGCACGGCGCCGAATTCCACCGCGCCCAGTCGCGTGAACAGGAAGGACGAGCCCCAGATCGCGCCCAGCAGGATGAAATCGACGACCCAGCTGCGGCGCCGCTGGACGCCGTGCATCACCGGCGCGGCGGACGAATCGATGCTGCTCAAGGCGCCCTCTCCAGCTTAAGCAGTGCACTCTTGCGCTCCAGGCCACCGGCATAGCCGGTCAGCGCGCCGCCCGCGCCCATGACGCGGTGGCAGGGCACCATGATGCTGATCGGGTTGCGGCCCACCGCCGCGCCGACGGCGCGCGCAGCCGCCGGCATGCCGATCTCGCGGCTGAGCGTGCTGTAGCTGGTGGTGCGTCCGCAGGGAATCGCCAGCAGCGCCTGCCAGACCGACTGCTGGAAGGGCGTGCCGCCTTGCAGGTCCAGCGGCAGGGCGAAGCCGTCGCGCTCGCCCGCGAAGTAGGCCTGCAGCTGCGTGATGGCTTCGCGCAGCAAGGGATGGCCGGCGTCTTCCGGCCAGCTGCCGTGATCGGGCATGTGGCGCTGGCCTTCGAACCACAGGCCGGCGATGCCGCGCGGCGTGGCGGCGAGGATCATGGGGCCGAGCGGGCTGATCCAGCGGGTCTTGACGATGTCGGGATGGAACTTCATGAGGTACCTCCTGGGGCGTTGTGATTGACAGGACTTGTGGTCCCGGCCCAGGCACGGATGACAGCATAGCTGCGCCAGGGTTTCCATGCCTGCGATGCGGTTTGCGCGGCCTTGGCCGGCTGCGCGGTGCCGGCCACGCCCAGCGCCTTGTGCAGGGCCACGTCGGCCGCCGGAAAAGCGTCGGGCCAGCGCAGCGCGCGCATGGCGATGTATTGCGCCGTCCATTCGCCGATGCCCGGCAACTGCGTTAGCGCCGAGATGGTGGCGGCCACATCGGCGCCGCCATGCAACTGCAGCCGCCCTTCGTCGACGGCGCGGGCGATCGCGACGATCGCGGCCTGGCGCTGGCGCACGATGCCCAGCTGCCCGAGCGCGTCGCCATCGGCATGCGCCAGCACCGACGGCTGCGGGAACAAGTGGCTCAGGCCCGGTTGCGGCGTCTCGATGGGCTCGCCGAACCGGTCCACCAGCCGTTGCGCCAGTGTGCGTGCAGCGGCCACCGTGATCTGCTGGCCGAGCACCGCACGCAGCGCCAGCTCATAGCCGCTGAAGGCGCCTGGCACGCGCAGTCCGTCGCCCGACGGGAAGCTCTCGTGCAGCACGCCGTTGATGGCCTCGGGGTCGGCATCCAGGTCGAAGGCGGCGCGCACCCGGTGGATGACCAGCGGCAGCACCTCGCGCAGCGATTCGCCGACGCGCAGCAGCAGCTGGTGCCGGTCGACATCGAATCGCGCATCGATCCAGCCCTTGTGCAGCCTGCCGCCGTGGTCGATGGCCAGGGTGCGCGCCAGCCGCTGCCCGTCCACGTGCTCGACGCCGCGGATGCAACGCGCCGCGAAGAAGCCGACCATGGCCTGCGCGTCGTACGGTGGCCGCCAGGCCAGCCGGATCGCGAGCGCATCGGTGCCGGCGGCCGTGTGCTGGCGCCGCAGCTGCGTCGGATTGAGTCCGTAGTGTTCGGAAAAGGCCGCGTTGAAGCGGCGCACGCTGGCAAAGCCGCTGATGAGCGCTACCTGCGTGATGGGCAGGTCCGTGTCGGCCAGCAACTGCTTGGCCGTCAGCAGCCGGCGCGTTTGCAGGTACTGCACCGGCGAGACGCCGAATTGCGCCTCGAAGATGCGACGCAGGTGGCGATCGCTGACGCCGAGCCGGCGCGCGAGCGCTTCGACCGAAGGCGACTCGCCGCGCCAGGCTTCCGGCTCGTCGAGCAGGCGCACCGCCTGGTGCGAGAGGATGGCGCTCGCATCCTGGATCGACCAGATGACCGAATTGGGCGCCAGCTCCGGCCGGCAGCGCAGGCAAGGGCGGAAGCCGGCGCTCTCGGCCTGCGCGGCATGGCCGAAGAACAGGCAGTTCTCGCGCTTGGGCGTGCGCACGCGGCAGACTGGCCGGCAATAGATGCCGGTCGACGTCACGCCGGTGAAAAAGCGCCCGTCGAAGCGCGCGTCGCGCGCCTTCAGTGCGAGGTAGCAGGCATCGGCTTGCAGCAGGGGCGGGTTCGGGGACATGGGGAAATCATACGTAGCGGCCGGCGCCCGGCTGGCCGTTTTCGGACATGTCCCCAAAGGCTGCCCGGCCATGCTTTCCGAGTCGCAAACCGTAACTCAACAGTGTGTCTTTGCAGCGGTGCTCGAGCCCATCCGCCCGCTGTCGCCGCCTACAATCTTTCGCTCCAAAGACAAGTCAGGGAAGCAGGTCCATGCGTTTTTCCGCCTCCATCTTCAAGGCTTACGACATCCGCGGCATCGTGCCGTCCACGCTCGACGAAGAAGTCGCCGAGGCGCTCGGCCATGCCTTCGGGACGATCGCGCAGGAGCAGGGCGAGAAGGTGGTGGCGGTCGGACGCGACGGGCGCCTGAGCGGCCCGTCGCTGAGCGCGGCCCTGGTGCGTGGGCTGCTCGCTTCGGGCGTCGACGTCATCGACATCGGGATGGCCACGACGCCGATGCTGTATTTCGCCACCAGCACGGTGTGCGCGAGCGGCATCCAGGTCACGGGCAGCCACAACCCGAAGGACTACAACGGATTCAAGATGGTGATGGCCGGCCGCGCCATCCACGGCGAGGAGATCCAGGCGCTGCGCCGGCGCATGGAGGCTGGGCCCGAGGCCGGCGCCGCCGTGCAACCGGGCCGGGTGCGCAACATCAACCTTCTCGCGCCGTATCGCGACCGGATCCTCGGCGACGTGAAGCTCGCACGCCCCATGAAGATCGTGGTGGACTGCGGCAACGGTGTCGCCGGTGCTTCGGCGCCGGGAATCTTCCGCGCGCTGGGCTGCGAAGTGATCGAGCTCTACAGCGAAGTCGACGGCAACTTCCCGAACCACCATCCCGACCCGAGCAAGCCGGAGAACCTCAAGGACCTGATCGCCGCGATCAGTGCGCATGGCGCCGAGCTGGGCCTGGCCTTCGACGGCGACGGCGACCGGCTGGGCATCGTCACGCGCGGCGGCAACAACATCTATCCGGACCGCCAGATGATGCTGTTCGCGCAGGACGTGCTCGAACGTGTGCCGGGCGGCACCATCCTGTTCGACGTCAAGTGCACGCAGCGCCTGGCACCCGCCATCCGCGAGGCCGGCGGCGTGCCGCTGATGTTCAAGACCGGGCACTCGCTGATCAAGGCGAAAATGAAGGAGATCCAGGCGCCGCTGGGCGGCGAGATGAGCGGCCACATCTTCTTCAAGGAGCGCTGGTTCGGCTTCGACGACGGCACCTATGCCGGCGCGCGGCTGCTGGAGATCCTTTCGCGCCACGATGACCCCAGCGCCTTGCTCGACGCATTGCCCACCAGCTACTCGACGCCCGAGCTGAACGTGAAGTGCGCCGAAGGCGAGCCGCATGCGCTGGTCGACCAGCTCACCGCCGGCGCCCGCTTCGAGGCACCGGCCCAGGTCTCCACCATCGATGGCGTCCGCGTGGACTGGCCCGACGGCTTCGGCCTCATCCGCGCCTCCAACACCACGCCGGTGCTGGTGATGCGTTTCGAGGGCCACACGCCCGATGCCCTGCACCGGATCGAGCGCGACATGCTGGCGCTGTTGCGGCGCTACAAGCCCGACGCAGCGATCGGCGAAGCGGCTCACTGACGGCGCGCATGCCGTTTGGGCCAATGCCAGTTGCGAGGCCAGAACGTCAATTACTGCTGAGTATCAGAACGTGCGGATGTGGTAGACGTAAAAGGAGCGGTCTCGCACCATTCCGTTGCGCTCGTTCAGTCGTTGCACGGTGGTGTTCTCGATAGCGGTGGAAGCGGTGACGCGCAAAGCGCCTGCGTCCTTGGCGTGCTGCACCACCGCCTTCAGCAGCGCCGAGCCGATGCCAACGTGGCGGCACGACGGATCGACGTAGAGGTCGTTGAGGACGAAGGTGCGCGCCAGCGAGACGGACGAGAACGAAGGGTAGAGCTGCGCGAACCCGACCGGTCGCTGCTGATCGTCCTCCGCAACATACAGGACGGAGTCCTGCCGTTCTAAGCGATCGCCCAGGTAGCTTCGTCCGGCTGCTTCGTCGGAGGGCTTGCCGTGGAACTGCCGGTAGGCATCGAACAAGGACACCAGGGCGTCCATGTCGTCCGTACGAGCAAGGCGGATTCGGCTCACGCGGCCAAGGGCAATCGTGCCCGAGCGGCGTCGAATTGGTCGCGCAGCACGAGCGGGTAGAGATCCGGGTGCACCATGGGGTTGGAGTTCATTTCCAGGAACCACACGGTGCCCTCTGAGTCGACCATCGCGTCGAGCGTGAACAGCGAGGCGTCGCCGTAGTCCGTGATGCTGTGGGAGAAGACTTCGCCGGCGCGCTCGAACTGGGACGCAAGCGGCGTAGCCCGGAGCTTGTCGATGACGTTTCGGTTGGCGCGGCTGGTGGGCTCGTAGCGCGAGCCATACTTGAAATCGATGAGGACTTCCCGACTCGGCGCTGGCACATCGTCGAGCGACTGCACACCGCAGTACCTGGCAAGGTCACTTAACGCCTGCCAATCGTGAGGGCGGTCTGGTGCGCTGTCGAGCTTGGCCTGGACAAGCGCGCGCAGCGGAGTGTGGCCGTCACCGGTGACTACCGGTGGCTGGCGGACTTCAATCGCACCCCAGGTTGAGCCCCAGTACCAGGCCTTCACGATGTGGCCGAGGATGAAGTTCTCGTAGTACTCGCCGTCGCGCAGCGCATGGTCGAGCTGGCCCGGATCGAATTTGAGGAAGGGGCCACGAATGCCTTCCCCGAAAGAAGAGCGGAACTTCTTGATCAGGAACGGACCTCCGATCGCCGAGGCGTCCGTGCAGGCAGCGGGCGTGGGAACGTCCTTGCTTGCGGCAAATTTCTTGAACTCGGCCTTGTCGGAGGCAACGGGCCAGCGCCGCATGTCGTAGGGAAGCCAGCCGGCAAAGCCTCGCGTATTGGGGCCCATCCGGTCGATGTAGGCGGTGCGCCCCTGCGCGGCGCCGACGAAGCGCGGCTTCCAGACGCGGCGCTGCACGCTTTTGCCAAGTTCGAGCGAGAAGTTGGCCAGGTCCATGCGCGCCTTGATGCCGAATTCGGCCGTGGCCGCCTGAATGCTGGCCGCGTGGTTCAGATAGCCGGTGAGGAAGAACATAGGCGAGTGGTTATTCCCTGGTTAGCTTGAAGACGCGTGGGGCCTTCGGACGCCTGATGTCACCGGACACCGACTGCAACGAGAGGCCCGCGACGTGCTCGAGCACTCCACCGAGGATCCCGAGGTTGAACTGGTATTCGTTCTCGCAGGACTGTGCGAAAAGCTCGTCGTGCAAGAACATGCACGAGCCCTTGCACAGTTGCAACACCGGGCAGTGCTTGCAGCTCTCGCGATGGGACCAGTGTGTGGCCGTGTCGAGCCTCACGCCAGCCATGTCGGTGACGTCTCCGATGCGATGCCTGCCCTGCGCGCCCGTGTTCTGGCACGTCATCACGTTGCCCTTGAGGTCCACGGCCAGGCTGTCCTCACGGTCCATGCCGCACTTCTGACCCAGGGAGGATGAAGGCCTGCGGGTGCGCAGGGATTCAATGAAGTCCTGCGCACGGTGGGCAATGTCCCGGATCTTCAGCGCTTCGCCGTTGGTAAAGCCTTCGCGCAAGTTGTCGCTGAGGCGCTTGTAGTCTTCAGCAGTCCAGTGACCGACGCCGCCCGCCGTGCGGTCGTCGTAAACCGTCACGATGCCTTCGGTGTCGACCAGCAGTGAATTGTCGCCCACACGTTCGGCCAGCCAGCGCCGCGTGGCGACAACGTCCGCGTTGGCCGGCGTGAGCACGAAGTTGAATGCAGCGCGGTGTCTGGCGCCGCCGCGCCGGCGCCAGAACTCACGCAGCCAACGCGCCTGCTTCGGGTCTTCGAAGGGATCGGGCCCGCGATGGTGGTGCCCAGGCCCATCGTGCGAGATCGCGACAAAAATGTCGTGACGCTCGATGAAATCGATGATCTCCTCGTCGAGGAGGCTGCCGTTGCTGACGATGCTGAAGGCAGCATCCGGAAAACGCCGACGTAGCTGGGGCACCAGCTTTTGCAGCTTGGCGAAGTAGAGGAAGGGCTCACCACCCCAGAACTCGATGCGCTCGGGTACACCTTGGAGCCAGGCATCTAGGCCGGCGAGGAACTCATCTGCGTCCGCGGTTTTGGTGACCAGACCCGCGCCCGCTTCGCTTGCCTGGTTGCAGTAGCTGCAACTGTAGTTGCAGCGCATGCCCAGTTGAATTTTGAGCGTCTTCGGGCCGGCCGTCTTCCGACCTGGTGCGTGCGGGGAGATCGCAAGTGCGTCGCTGTGTCCCTGGGTGATCGTGTCGGTGAGCAAAGGCTGCCCATCTTCGTCCGTCAGCGTGCTGTCGTGAGGGGAATAGCGCAAACGAACCTCGCGCCCCTCGTGGTCCAGGCAGTGCAGGATGTACATCTCAGGTTTGATCCGAGTGAGGCGGAATGGTCCGCCCCGGCCCGGTTGTGGTGATCAGGCTGCTCTGCTGCGGCGCGCGGGCTTGCGTTTAGGTTGCGGCAGCGGTGAGACCTTGGAGCAGTCGTTGGCTGAACCGTCGCGGACGGCCTCGAGTTCGCTCGGTTTCATGAAATTGATCGTGGTGCTCGAAATTCCCCACTGGAACGGCTTGCGGGTCTGTGTCTTGCTCTTCAGTTGGCTTCGCATGGGCTTCTCCTTGCTTTGCTAGGTAAAGGGATGGAAAAAGTGGCCACCAGGCCTGCCTCCACGCGCGCTGGCGGATCTATTGAACTTGGGCATGCCTTGGGGCTGCGTGCCACGGTGAAACCAGATCGGCACGAGGCCGGGTACGAAGGCGCGCACGATGTGCAACGGCGTACGGCCCTGATCAGCGGCCGCACCCTGGGGCGTGATGTCGGCTGCATACAGACGAAGCCCCTCTGCGCGCAGGCGCGACTGAAGCGCATCCCAATTGTGGGCACAGCCACGCCCAACCGACCGAAAGCGCGTGCTGAGCGCTGCCTGGGCGAAGAAATCAGAGCGGCGATAGGTACGTGCGTCGCGGTAGTAGCGCTCAATGGCCCTCATTGCGTTGTCGCCGGGCTGCGCCGCCGGAAAATGGCGCGCATGGCCGAAGCGGCCTTCGGCTTCATCCAGGGCCTTCCGGAGTGCATGTTCGGGAGAGAATGCCGCGGCAGCGGTGATGGCCGTGAACGGCAGCGAATGGGATTGCCCGAATACGGCGAGCACCGGGCACCAGGCGTTGGCGAGGTCCAGCACGGTGATGTCGAGGCCTTCGGATCGCAAGCCCGCGATCCGCCGTTGCGCCTCGCGCGGCAATGAATCGGGTTCGACACATGCGGGTGCCGCGCCGGTGAGCCACGAACATACAAAGGCATCGCGTTCAATGAGTTCGAGCGTGGCGCGCATCAGCGCATCCTCGAAGCGGATGCCCGCCGCTACTCCGGATGTGCTGGCGTTGGTGTATGCGTATCGCCGGTGTTTGCTCGGCAAGCTGTCGAGCGCATGGAGACAATCGGCCAGCACTGCATGTGAGCGTCCGGACTCGGTGTCGAGCGCTTCGCCCCACAGATACGCGCGGCGTGCAACGAAGGGCTTGAACGCGAAGCCGCCCGATGCGTACTGACGCGGTGAGTAGGCGACTATGTGTTGCGGTTGCAAGGGCGATTCGAGCTCGGTCACACGTGCTTCGAACACGCGGGAAGGCGTGGCCCACCCAAGCCGCTCCCAGGCTTCGGCTTCGGCCTTGGTCATGGCTTCCGGGGCGCTGGCCGCACGGCCGCTGCCCGCAAGCTGCGGAGCTGGCGCAAAGGCCGCGAAGGCAAATCCCCCGGATCCGGGTGCCTGCATACTGCGGGAGACGCGCAAATGATCATCGGCGGCTTGCCGAGCGCGCTGGTCGACCGAAGGGCGCGCGCCGACGACCATGCCGGGCACGGGCACCCAACACGCCGCGCCACGCCGGTCCAGGCCGGCCAACGCGAGAGTCTCTTCGGCTGATGTGTCACCGCGCAACACACTGGCCGCGCCCAGGGACGTGGCCATCAGTTGCGCGTTCTGAAGGCATTGGCCAGCTTCAATCAGGGCGAACAACGTGGCACGGTTGCCGTACTTCTGCGCGGGGATGGCGATGTCATAGACCGGAAGCAGCAATGCCGACGCATAGCGCAGAACCCGCGGGTCGCGCAGGCAACGCCAAGCGTCCTGCGCATGGCCCGGAACGCGTTTCAAGGATACGCCGCCCAACTGATGGAAGCGCGCCTCGTACACACCTGGCGGGAGTGCCGTGCCGCCATGCGCTTCCAGCGGGAGCGCCCGCAGTACGGCGACGAACCAACGAGCACTGTGCATGTTGCCGCCGGATCCGGAAGTGCGGTGCCACGGGACTCCAGCCGTGGCGGGCGCCCGAGTGACGCCGTGCGCCGCCCACAGGATGGAACACAGCGCCTCCTGCGACAGTGCCTCGTCCGTGAAGGTGCGAAAACTCTCGCGCTTGTCCAGCGTCACGGCGAGCGCATTCTTCCGTGACCGCACCGCCTCAGCCCATAGGCCTTCGCCCGGCAGCAGGCGCGACTGTGCGCGAGCCGGCAATGCCGCGATCTTCGCCTCGGTCGCCACCGTGGCATGTTGCTGCGGCAGTTGCGCGACCTCGCTCCAGCGGGCCCAGAGTTCGCCGGCTTCGACCAGGACGGCCTCCATGACGAGGCGCGACATGAAAGCGGTGACGGTGTCTACCGGCCAGCGCTTGCCCAGGCTCGCCACCACATCGCTCCAGCTGCGACTGCCATCGCACAGCTCCATCAGCATCGCTAGCAGCTCGTGCGGCGCGTGTACCGTCACCTTCCGCCGCGGCAGTCGGCAGGTGAGTTCGTCCCCGGCGATGAGCCAGTGACCGAATGGAACGGGGATTTGAACAGGCGGCTTCAATTTAGTGCAG
Above is a window of Ramlibacter tataouinensis DNA encoding:
- a CDS encoding radical SAM/SPASM domain-containing protein, which translates into the protein MYILHCLDHEGREVRLRYSPHDSTLTDEDGQPLLTDTITQGHSDALAISPHAPGRKTAGPKTLKIQLGMRCNYSCSYCNQASEAGAGLVTKTADADEFLAGLDAWLQGVPERIEFWGGEPFLYFAKLQKLVPQLRRRFPDAAFSIVSNGSLLDEEIIDFIERHDIFVAISHDGPGHHHRGPDPFEDPKQARWLREFWRRRGGARHRAAFNFVLTPANADVVATRRWLAERVGDNSLLVDTEGIVTVYDDRTAGGVGHWTAEDYKRLSDNLREGFTNGEALKIRDIAHRAQDFIESLRTRRPSSSLGQKCGMDREDSLAVDLKGNVMTCQNTGAQGRHRIGDVTDMAGVRLDTATHWSHRESCKHCPVLQLCKGSCMFLHDELFAQSCENEYQFNLGILGGVLEHVAGLSLQSVSGDIRRPKAPRVFKLTRE
- a CDS encoding YcaO-like family protein, whose protein sequence is MKPPVQIPVPFGHWLIAGDELTCRLPRRKVTVHAPHELLAMLMELCDGSRSWSDVVASLGKRWPVDTVTAFMSRLVMEAVLVEAGELWARWSEVAQLPQQHATVATEAKIAALPARAQSRLLPGEGLWAEAVRSRKNALAVTLDKRESFRTFTDEALSQEALCSILWAAHGVTRAPATAGVPWHRTSGSGGNMHSARWFVAVLRALPLEAHGGTALPPGVYEARFHQLGGVSLKRVPGHAQDAWRCLRDPRVLRYASALLLPVYDIAIPAQKYGNRATLFALIEAGQCLQNAQLMATSLGAASVLRGDTSAEETLALAGLDRRGAACWVPVPGMVVGARPSVDQRARQAADDHLRVSRSMQAPGSGGFAFAAFAPAPQLAGSGRAASAPEAMTKAEAEAWERLGWATPSRVFEARVTELESPLQPQHIVAYSPRQYASGGFAFKPFVARRAYLWGEALDTESGRSHAVLADCLHALDSLPSKHRRYAYTNASTSGVAAGIRFEDALMRATLELIERDAFVCSWLTGAAPACVEPDSLPREAQRRIAGLRSEGLDITVLDLANAWCPVLAVFGQSHSLPFTAITAAAAFSPEHALRKALDEAEGRFGHARHFPAAQPGDNAMRAIERYYRDARTYRRSDFFAQAALSTRFRSVGRGCAHNWDALQSRLRAEGLRLYAADITPQGAAADQGRTPLHIVRAFVPGLVPIWFHRGTQPQGMPKFNRSASARGGRPGGHFFHPFT